Below is a window of Hydrogenobacter sp. DNA.
TGGTTTTTTTGGTTTGTATCATCGCCCAGATTCCCACATAGGTTTGTCCAATCCTTACTGGACACTCAAGCATGAAGTACAGTCCGTGATATTTTCACTGCCTTATGCCATCCATTTTGTTCGCATTGAGTTTATAAAAAGTCATGTACTGAAAGGTGTTTTGTATGGTATAATTTTTTACGTATTTACGCGCGTTGTGGGGTTCTTAGGAATGGTTGGCGGTGCATCGTGGCTGGTAAACTTTATGGATAAGCCCTTAGAAGCTCATGTATCCTCCCTTGTGCTTCACATCGTATGGGGATTTTTCTTGGGATACCTGTATAATCCACCTTCTGAGGGGAAAAGATAAGCGTGATATGGATATACTGAAATTGCTCGTGGATTACGGTGTGATAGGCTTTCTCGTATTTCTAAGCTTCATATCCGTAGGTACAGCCATAGAGAGGTACACCTTTATAAAAAAGGTGGATTTAAGTAAGTACAGCAGTAGACAGGACGTAGAGATGGAGCTTACGAAAGGCATGCACTGGATAGCTACCA
It encodes the following:
- the exbB gene encoding TonB-system energizer ExbB, with translation MDILKLLVDYGVIGFLVFLSFISVGTAIERYTFIKKVDLSKYSSRQDVEMELTKGMHWIATIGSNAPYIGLLGTVLGIMLTFYTIGQEGFVDTKKVMVGLALALKATAVGLLVAIPSTAL